The following coding sequences lie in one Hymenobacter sp. J193 genomic window:
- a CDS encoding IS110 family transposase: MPLAKQEITPLKYVVGIDIAKSSFVACLGQVDSRQCLHFGKETTFENTPIGFTDLLHWVTRQQQVAAPLWFVVEATGVYYEELAYFLADQQQLLSVLLPNKVKHFARSTELKSKTDQLDARLLCRLGLERALPAWQPPTPALRQLRALARERQVLTKQGAQLKARVHAYQHSYQPDSRTLARLAAQQQLVQEQVAALDQDLAELQAAEPELARKLQQLTSIPGIGLTTAVIVVAETSGFALVENERQLASYAGLDVVQRQSGLSAHATRISKRGNTRLRTALYLPALSSLRHNPRQIAFYARLRTRHPSGKPGVIAVMRKLLVLCYALWKTDRVYDPDYPTAHLVGQEIAPATEVGRGYAG, encoded by the coding sequence ATGCCCCTAGCAAAACAGGAGATTACCCCGCTCAAGTACGTCGTCGGCATTGACATCGCGAAGAGTTCGTTTGTGGCCTGCCTGGGCCAAGTGGACAGCCGCCAGTGTCTGCATTTCGGCAAGGAAACTACTTTTGAGAACACGCCAATCGGCTTTACTGACCTGCTGCACTGGGTGACCCGGCAGCAACAGGTGGCCGCTCCGCTCTGGTTTGTGGTCGAAGCCACCGGCGTCTACTACGAGGAGCTGGCGTACTTTTTGGCCGATCAGCAGCAGCTACTCAGCGTGCTGTTGCCCAACAAAGTCAAGCATTTTGCCCGCAGCACCGAACTCAAGAGCAAGACCGATCAACTCGACGCGCGCTTGCTGTGCCGGCTGGGGCTGGAGCGGGCGTTGCCGGCCTGGCAGCCGCCTACGCCAGCGCTGCGGCAACTGCGGGCGCTGGCCCGCGAGCGGCAGGTGTTGACCAAACAGGGGGCGCAGCTCAAGGCCCGCGTGCACGCCTACCAGCACAGTTACCAACCTGACAGCCGCACGCTGGCACGTCTGGCCGCCCAACAGCAACTGGTGCAGGAGCAGGTAGCGGCCCTGGATCAAGATCTGGCCGAGCTTCAGGCGGCCGAGCCGGAGCTGGCGCGCAAGCTGCAGCAGCTGACGAGCATTCCCGGAATTGGGCTGACGACGGCCGTCATCGTGGTGGCCGAAACCAGCGGCTTTGCTCTGGTCGAGAACGAGCGTCAACTCGCCTCCTATGCCGGCTTGGACGTGGTGCAGCGGCAAAGCGGCCTCTCGGCGCACGCGACGCGCATCTCCAAGCGCGGCAACACGCGCCTACGTACGGCGCTTTATTTGCCCGCGCTCAGCAGCCTGCGCCATAACCCGCGGCAAATCGCCTTTTATGCCCGATTACGTACCCGCCACCCCAGCGGCAAGCCCGGCGTCATTGCCGTTATGCGCAAACTGCTTGTGCTCTGCTACGCGCTCTGGAAAACGGACCGGGTGTATGATCCTGATTACCCCACTGCCCACCTAGTGGGGCAAGAAATAGCCCCGGCCACCGAAGTGGGCCGAGGCTACGCAGGATGA
- a CDS encoding PAS domain-containing protein, whose product MAPGSPASTSLPFPDSLLHDLLDVSLTGVNVLRPVYDPAGEIEDFAIEYLNPAGQRMTGLSAQPGGTLLTRFPASMAAGILVYYRRVYTDGYTGLHEINYQADGLDNYFRLAARRSGDWLVVSFTDTSDQDRSAVELALRDSQAREQALRSEAEEQRNALRSFVEQAPVAVAVYRGPQHRVELANAATLAIWDRPLPDVLGRPVFEVLPEAATPEVVALFDRVYATGTAHTAHEQPTTLVRHGQRQEVYWNFVFQPEFLPDGRVIGIRSVGTDVTEQVRARQQLEQLNQDLETRVQARTQEALILQADLLAAARRQADQQTLLHEVFAQTPAPIALLRGPGHRFEYVNAAYQAFFSAGPLAGREVADAAPELAAQGFGALLDRVYHTGETYFGAEAPFAPVPVNGEPPARCTSTLPTKPTAKTSR is encoded by the coding sequence ATGGCTCCCGGTTCCCCCGCCTCAACTTCCCTGCCCTTTCCCGACAGCCTCCTGCATGACCTGCTCGACGTCTCGCTCACCGGCGTCAACGTGCTGCGCCCGGTGTACGACCCGGCCGGGGAAATCGAAGATTTTGCCATCGAGTACCTCAACCCCGCCGGCCAGCGCATGACCGGCCTCTCGGCCCAGCCCGGCGGCACGCTGCTCACCCGCTTCCCCGCCTCCATGGCCGCTGGCATCCTAGTCTACTACCGGCGCGTCTACACCGACGGGTACACCGGCCTGCACGAAATCAACTACCAGGCTGACGGCCTCGACAACTACTTCCGCCTGGCGGCCCGGCGCAGCGGCGACTGGCTCGTCGTCAGCTTCACCGACACGTCTGACCAGGACCGCAGCGCCGTCGAGCTGGCCCTGCGCGACAGCCAGGCCCGCGAGCAAGCTCTGCGCTCCGAGGCCGAGGAGCAGCGCAACGCCCTGCGCAGCTTCGTAGAGCAGGCTCCCGTGGCGGTGGCCGTGTACCGCGGGCCGCAGCACCGCGTGGAGCTGGCCAACGCCGCCACGCTGGCCATTTGGGACCGCCCGCTCCCCGACGTGCTCGGCCGGCCGGTGTTCGAGGTGCTGCCCGAGGCCGCTACCCCCGAGGTGGTGGCCCTCTTCGACCGGGTCTACGCCACCGGCACCGCCCACACGGCCCACGAGCAGCCCACCACCCTCGTCCGGCACGGGCAGCGGCAGGAAGTGTACTGGAACTTCGTGTTCCAGCCCGAATTTCTGCCGGACGGCCGCGTCATCGGCATTCGGTCCGTGGGCACCGACGTCACCGAGCAAGTGCGGGCCCGCCAGCAGCTCGAGCAACTCAACCAAGACTTGGAGACCCGCGTGCAGGCGCGCACCCAGGAAGCCTTAATCCTGCAGGCTGACCTGCTCGCCGCCGCCCGGCGGCAGGCCGACCAGCAAACCCTGCTCCACGAGGTGTTCGCGCAAACCCCGGCCCCCATTGCCTTGCTGCGCGGCCCCGGCCACCGCTTTGAGTACGTCAACGCCGCCTACCAGGCCTTTTTTTCCGCGGGGCCACTGGCGGGCCGCGAGGTGGCGGACGCCGCGCCTGAATTGGCCGCGCAAGGCTTTGGGGCGCTGCTGGACCGCGTCTACCACACCGGCGAAACCTACTTCGGGGCCGAGGCGCCCTTTGCGCCCGTGCCGGTGAACGGTGAGCCCCCCGCACGCTGTACTTCAACTTTACCTACCAAGCCTACCGCGAAAACGAGCAGATAG
- a CDS encoding ATP-binding protein, with protein MRSIVYNLLSNAVKYHSPDRPPRVDVRGHVRPGHTVLEVHDNGLGIAESQLPRLFTMFQRFHDHVDGTGIGLYMVKRMVENAGGRIEVHSQLGAGTTFFVYLPHTTAEAGAPPFPAYVPS; from the coding sequence CTGCGCAGCATCGTCTACAACCTGCTCAGCAACGCCGTCAAGTACCATTCGCCCGACCGCCCGCCGCGCGTCGACGTGCGGGGCCACGTGCGCCCGGGCCACACCGTGCTCGAAGTGCACGACAACGGCCTCGGCATCGCGGAGAGCCAGTTACCCCGGCTGTTCACCATGTTCCAGCGCTTCCACGACCACGTCGACGGCACGGGCATCGGCCTCTACATGGTCAAGCGCATGGTCGAGAACGCGGGCGGCCGCATCGAGGTGCACTCGCAGCTCGGCGCCGGCACCACCTTTTTCGTCTACCTGCCCCACACCACTGCCGAGGCCGGCGCGCCCCCGTTCCCTGCTTACGTCCCTTCCTAA
- a CDS encoding response regulator, producing MAAISCTLLVDDDDTTNFLNQTLLRRMAISDAVLVAQNGQEALDLLQAHCELPTSPTCPALILLDMKMPRMNGFEFLQAYAQRPERENPSVVIIMLTTSLNPNDVEQMQGLPIAGYLTKPLTRDKVNQVLQEHFGQASPAS from the coding sequence ATGGCTGCCATCTCCTGCACCCTGCTCGTCGACGACGACGACACCACCAACTTTCTCAACCAAACCCTGCTTCGGCGCATGGCCATCAGCGACGCCGTCCTGGTGGCCCAAAACGGCCAGGAAGCCCTGGACCTGCTGCAAGCCCACTGCGAGCTGCCCACTTCGCCCACCTGTCCGGCCCTGATTCTGCTCGACATGAAAATGCCGCGCATGAACGGCTTCGAGTTCCTGCAGGCCTACGCCCAACGGCCCGAACGGGAAAACCCCTCGGTGGTCATCATCATGCTCACTACCTCCCTCAACCCCAACGACGTCGAGCAGATGCAGGGCCTGCCCATCGCCGGCTACCTCACCAAGCCCCTCACCCGCGACAAAGTCAACCAGGTGCTCCAGGAGCACTTCGGCCAAGCAAGCCCCGCCAGCTAA
- a CDS encoding Mov34/MPN/PAD-1 family protein, with the protein MEETVRKIPFETGGILMGYWGSATEAVITAVIGPGPKAVHKKRSFRPDSAYHEQEIARLYAQSGRTETYLGDWHTHPGAAAYMSFRDEETLSAIANHKEARLQTPLMMILGTRPLELRAWAHSYKKSLFSFKSAFTRCTVLKY; encoded by the coding sequence TTGGAGGAGACGGTACGAAAAATACCCTTTGAAACGGGCGGCATCCTAATGGGCTATTGGGGCTCGGCGACTGAGGCCGTTATCACGGCCGTCATTGGGCCGGGGCCCAAGGCCGTGCATAAGAAGCGGTCTTTCCGCCCGGATAGCGCCTACCACGAGCAGGAAATTGCACGACTGTATGCCCAGTCCGGACGCACCGAAACGTACCTGGGCGATTGGCACACGCATCCGGGGGCAGCTGCGTACATGAGCTTTCGGGATGAGGAAACCTTGAGCGCCATAGCCAATCACAAGGAAGCTCGTTTACAGACGCCCCTGATGATGATTTTGGGCACCCGTCCTTTGGAATTGCGTGCCTGGGCACATTCTTACAAGAAGTCTCTCTTCTCTTTTAAATCGGCTTTCACCAGATGTACCGTTTTAAAGTATTAA
- a CDS encoding ATP-binding protein → MKKTTFKVHPKLAALLGENYRSSEFALRELVDNAWDAEAKNVWIVLPSILTEDATIEFRDDGTGMTPEEVRNEYLIIANNRRDRKGNTTQNGRMVKGRKGIGKFAGLFVGSLMLVETRARGKRTTVHIEKKVLAAAKHDIEDVDLPVIEEECNQEEHGTTIRIRDINQNLVFPNPDRLRLVLIMEYGRQDQFTIYVNGDKLDVSDVKGKVFTFTDVLEGLGSVTLRFVISETNQSLRQPGLAVRVGGKTVGKPSFFGLEDNGGEIPAKLLKRVYGEVEADELLDYVTADWGALIENSKPVQILEEYVRPKLEAALRGVFKNEISLAKARLQKQVDQELRRLPAYKRDYARKALDRVLTTFYALPEQKLQTLIRVLLDTIEKDEYWEIIKRLDEAQYADVATFAEALNKFGLVELAMISRQASFRLQFLTKLQELVNNPETQEKDLHLAFEKNLWLLGAEYSLMTSNRTLVSTVEKITGKREYSGENARNRPDLLLNQDRSRQYLLIEFKRPSHTVTRADVAQAEDYRQALSAYLPGAAMHIMLIGGKSNVAAQYGLGEKVEILTFNDVISSAFTMLNWLLEELNHPVRHS, encoded by the coding sequence ATGAAGAAGACGACATTCAAAGTCCACCCCAAGCTGGCGGCTCTGCTGGGCGAGAACTATCGTTCTTCTGAATTTGCGCTACGCGAGCTAGTTGACAACGCTTGGGATGCAGAAGCCAAGAACGTCTGGATTGTATTGCCCTCAATCTTAACTGAGGATGCCACTATTGAGTTTCGGGACGATGGGACAGGCATGACCCCGGAAGAGGTGCGCAACGAGTATCTTATCATTGCCAATAACCGACGGGACCGCAAAGGAAATACTACCCAAAACGGTCGCATGGTGAAAGGCAGGAAAGGCATAGGCAAGTTTGCGGGCTTATTTGTCGGCAGCCTGATGTTAGTGGAAACACGGGCGCGAGGAAAACGAACGACCGTCCACATTGAAAAGAAAGTGCTGGCGGCCGCCAAGCATGACATTGAGGACGTCGACTTGCCAGTTATTGAGGAGGAATGCAATCAGGAGGAACATGGCACTACCATCCGCATTCGGGATATCAACCAAAACTTGGTATTCCCCAACCCTGACCGTTTGCGGCTGGTACTCATTATGGAATACGGCCGGCAAGACCAATTCACTATTTATGTGAATGGCGATAAGCTGGATGTATCCGACGTGAAAGGCAAGGTTTTTACTTTCACCGATGTGTTAGAGGGCTTGGGCAGTGTGACACTACGTTTTGTCATTTCTGAAACTAATCAATCGCTACGCCAACCAGGACTTGCGGTGCGAGTAGGCGGAAAAACGGTCGGCAAACCCAGCTTTTTCGGCCTCGAAGATAATGGGGGCGAGATACCCGCCAAGCTACTCAAGCGGGTATATGGCGAAGTAGAAGCCGATGAGTTATTAGACTACGTAACAGCAGATTGGGGTGCGCTGATTGAAAACAGCAAGCCCGTGCAGATTCTGGAAGAGTACGTACGCCCCAAGTTGGAAGCGGCCCTGCGCGGGGTGTTTAAAAACGAAATCAGCCTGGCAAAAGCCCGGCTGCAAAAGCAGGTGGACCAGGAGTTACGGCGGCTACCCGCTTATAAGCGTGACTACGCCCGCAAAGCGCTTGACCGAGTGCTAACCACTTTTTATGCTCTGCCCGAACAGAAGCTGCAAACGCTCATTCGGGTGCTACTTGACACCATTGAAAAAGACGAGTACTGGGAAATCATCAAACGCCTAGATGAGGCTCAGTACGCCGACGTGGCCACATTTGCCGAAGCCTTGAACAAGTTTGGTCTGGTCGAGTTAGCTATGATTTCGCGCCAAGCATCCTTCCGGCTTCAGTTCCTGACTAAACTGCAAGAGTTAGTCAACAACCCCGAAACCCAAGAAAAAGACCTACACTTAGCGTTTGAGAAAAACCTTTGGCTGCTCGGTGCGGAGTATTCCTTAATGACATCCAACAGGACATTGGTATCAACCGTTGAAAAGATAACCGGTAAGCGCGAGTACAGTGGTGAAAATGCCCGTAACAGGCCGGATTTGCTGCTCAATCAAGACCGGTCGCGTCAGTACCTACTCATTGAGTTTAAGCGGCCTTCGCATACCGTTACCCGCGCCGATGTAGCTCAGGCCGAAGACTACCGGCAGGCATTATCGGCTTACCTACCGGGGGCGGCAATGCATATCATGCTTATTGGCGGTAAATCGAACGTAGCAGCTCAATACGGACTGGGGGAAAAAGTCGAAATTTTAACATTCAACGATGTTATCAGCTCGGCCTTCACGATGCTGAACTGGCTTTTGGAGGAGTTAAATCACCCAGTAAGGCATTCCTAA
- a CDS encoding SAM-dependent methyltransferase — MEFDAIVANPPFSYRWEPAESLGEDFRFKGYGLAPKSAADFAFLLHGFHFLSQEGTMAIILPHGVLFRGGAEERIRTKLLKDGHIDTVIGLPANLFFSTGIPVCILVLKKCKKPNDVLFINASEQYEKGKRQNFLRQGDIDKIVATYRDRTKEDRYSRPVPMAEIEQNGYNLNISRYVSTATSAETIDLQAVHDTLVAIEEKAADAANRHNQFLQELGLPLI; from the coding sequence ATGGAGTTCGATGCCATCGTGGCCAATCCGCCGTTCAGCTACCGCTGGGAGCCCGCCGAGTCCCTGGGCGAGGATTTCCGCTTCAAGGGCTACGGCCTCGCGCCCAAGTCGGCTGCCGACTTTGCCTTTTTACTGCACGGCTTCCACTTCCTAAGTCAGGAAGGGACGATGGCCATCATCCTGCCCCACGGCGTGCTGTTCCGGGGTGGGGCCGAGGAGCGCATCCGTACCAAGCTGCTCAAGGACGGTCACATCGATACGGTCATCGGCCTGCCAGCCAACCTGTTCTTCTCCACTGGCATCCCGGTCTGCATCCTGGTGCTGAAAAAGTGCAAGAAGCCCAACGATGTCCTATTTATCAATGCCAGCGAGCAGTACGAGAAAGGCAAGCGCCAGAACTTTCTGCGCCAGGGCGACATCGACAAAATAGTAGCCACCTACCGGGACCGTACCAAAGAAGACCGTTATTCCCGCCCAGTGCCCATGGCGGAGATTGAGCAAAACGGCTACAATCTGAATATCTCGCGCTACGTGAGCACCGCCACGTCAGCCGAGACGATTGACCTGCAGGCTGTGCATGATACGCTGGTAGCTATTGAAGAGAAGGCAGCGGATGCCGCCAACCGGCACAATCAGTTTCTGCAAGAGTTGGGGTTGCCGCTTATTTAA
- a CDS encoding AAA family ATPase: MTFPTLAELATHFRATLANKKYILLYAYNGTGKTRLSVAFKDAGKTADAADTLYFNAFTEDLFSWHNDLENDTERRLLLNTESRFFNGLRELEMDNRIRPLLQRYADFDFTIDYEAGFVQFHRDIRVADATERADFIKVSRGEENIFVWCFFLAVAQLAVDAEEGSAYSWVKYLYIDDPISSLDDNNAIAVASHLAQLLKRPGNTIKTVISSHHSLFFNVMHNELGNAVKYFLSKNTADGTYAVQDTTDTPFFHHVSLIRDLYQAATAPDGKLYTYQFNILRGVLEKTASFHGFGNFSACIRQAPDDVDGNVHARIINILSHGNYSLFEPREMLPENKEYFRRILTDFMTNYRFNPALFPEVSPVTA; the protein is encoded by the coding sequence ATGACATTTCCCACCTTAGCCGAGCTGGCCACGCATTTCCGGGCCACGCTGGCAAATAAGAAGTACATCCTGCTCTACGCCTACAACGGCACGGGCAAAACGCGCCTATCGGTGGCGTTCAAAGACGCGGGCAAAACCGCCGACGCGGCCGATACCCTCTACTTCAATGCGTTTACGGAAGACCTGTTTTCCTGGCACAACGATTTGGAGAACGACACCGAGCGCCGCCTGCTCCTAAACACAGAGTCGCGCTTTTTTAACGGGCTGCGGGAGCTGGAGATGGACAACCGCATCCGCCCGCTCCTGCAGCGCTACGCCGATTTCGACTTCACCATCGACTACGAGGCGGGCTTCGTCCAGTTTCACCGCGACATTCGGGTAGCGGACGCCACGGAGCGCGCCGACTTCATCAAAGTGAGCCGGGGCGAAGAAAACATCTTCGTCTGGTGCTTTTTTCTAGCCGTGGCCCAGCTGGCCGTGGATGCGGAAGAGGGCAGCGCCTACAGCTGGGTGAAGTACCTCTACATCGACGACCCGATTTCTTCGCTCGACGACAACAATGCCATTGCCGTGGCCAGCCACCTGGCCCAACTGCTCAAACGGCCGGGCAATACCATCAAAACGGTTATATCCTCGCACCACTCGCTTTTCTTCAATGTGATGCACAACGAGCTGGGCAACGCCGTGAAGTATTTCCTGAGCAAGAACACCGCCGATGGCACCTACGCGGTGCAGGACACCACCGATACGCCATTCTTCCACCACGTTTCGCTTATCCGCGACCTGTACCAGGCCGCCACCGCACCCGACGGCAAGCTGTACACCTACCAGTTCAACATCTTGCGCGGCGTGCTAGAAAAAACGGCTAGCTTCCACGGGTTCGGCAATTTTTCGGCCTGCATCCGGCAAGCCCCCGACGACGTGGACGGCAACGTCCACGCCCGCATCATCAACATTCTCAGCCACGGCAATTATTCGCTGTTTGAGCCCCGGGAAATGCTGCCGGAAAACAAAGAATATTTCCGGCGCATCCTCACTGATTTCATGACCAATTACCGCTTCAATCCGGCCCTGTTTCCGGAAGTAAGCCCCGTTACTGCCTAA
- a CDS encoding restriction endonuclease subunit S produces the protein MSNETTNTAVPKLRFPEFREAGEWEEKQIKDLFDSGNKAEKGGLFDNERIITVRLHGLGVVKNDRAAALTGGTNYFKRETGQFIFSKIDLLNGAFGLVPEKLNGFVSSADIPALTFKNQESAGFFLNWMLASYKTLALERTGTSTTLKRISKEGFLSSAIWLPSVKEQQKIAATFSSLDDLITAQNAKLAALQAHKRGLMQALFPAEGETVPKLRFSEFQDAGEWEEKKFGQLGNLVSGLTYSPKDVRENGLLVLRSSNVQNGKIALDDCVYVTPTVKGANLSKPNDILICVRNGSKALIGKNALIPDGMPLCTHGAFMTVFRSPNPAFVFQLLQSDSYNKQVSEDLGATINSINGNQLLKYIFYVPELEEQKKIAECLSALDDSITAQSQKIEALKLHKKGLMQRLFPALLEAAV, from the coding sequence ATGAGTAACGAGACAACAAATACGGCGGTGCCGAAACTGCGCTTTCCGGAGTTCCGGGAGGCAGGAGAGTGGGAAGAGAAGCAAATAAAAGACCTATTTGACTCAGGGAATAAAGCAGAAAAAGGTGGTTTGTTCGACAATGAAAGAATTATCACTGTTCGACTGCATGGCCTAGGCGTTGTGAAAAATGATAGGGCCGCAGCGCTAACTGGCGGCACAAATTATTTCAAGCGCGAGACGGGCCAATTTATTTTTTCTAAAATTGATTTGTTGAATGGTGCCTTCGGATTGGTGCCAGAGAAACTGAATGGATTTGTTTCTTCGGCTGATATTCCTGCACTGACTTTTAAAAATCAAGAAAGCGCAGGCTTCTTTCTTAACTGGATGCTCGCCAGTTATAAAACGCTTGCATTAGAAAGGACTGGCACTAGCACGACTCTGAAACGAATTTCAAAGGAAGGCTTTCTCAGTTCTGCTATCTGGCTACCAAGTGTAAAAGAACAACAGAAGATAGCCGCTACTTTTTCTTCCCTCGACGACCTCATCACCGCGCAAAATGCTAAGCTGGCAGCGCTCCAAGCACACAAGAGGGGGCTAATGCAGGCACTCTTTCCCGCCGAAGGAGAAACGGTGCCCAAGCTAAGGTTTTCAGAGTTTCAGGATGCGGGGGAGTGGGAAGAGAAGAAGTTCGGGCAACTTGGTAACCTTGTTTCTGGCCTAACATATAGTCCCAAAGATGTTAGGGAAAATGGTTTGCTTGTGTTGAGGTCAAGTAACGTTCAAAACGGCAAAATTGCTCTTGACGATTGTGTGTATGTTACACCAACGGTTAAGGGAGCAAACCTGTCAAAACCAAACGATATTCTGATTTGCGTTCGAAACGGCTCCAAAGCGTTGATTGGTAAAAATGCCCTTATTCCTGACGGAATGCCGCTATGTACTCATGGCGCATTCATGACTGTTTTTAGGTCACCTAATCCAGCTTTCGTTTTCCAACTTCTTCAGAGTGATTCATACAACAAGCAGGTTTCTGAAGATTTAGGAGCAACAATTAATTCCATAAATGGAAACCAGCTACTTAAATACATATTTTATGTTCCCGAACTAGAGGAACAAAAGAAAATTGCCGAGTGCCTTTCCGCTCTCGATGACAGTATCACGGCGCAAAGCCAAAAGATAGAAGCCCTCAAACTTCATAAGAAAGGGTTGATGCAGAGGCTGTTTCCAGCGCTACTTGAGGCCGCCGTATGA
- a CDS encoding YhcG family protein, whose translation MSKLTTDNQPAFEELLGRIRQTRQAVFAQANTALIDLYWSVGQVISQKVQREAWGKGVVAELARHIARHAPELKGFSDKNLWRMKQFYETYAADTALVRLVRELPWSHNLAIFSRCKTPDERAFYLHLAREKKYGFRELDRQISASLFERSRLGEAKLSTVLRELHPTAGQAFKDSYVLEFLGLPEAHSEADLQKALLRHMKAFILELGSDFIFVGEEYRLQVGNQDFYIDLLFFHRGLAALVAFELKIGRFMPEHLGQLGFYLEALDRDVRKPHENPSIGVLLCRDQDEEVVEYALSRNLSPALIAQYTLQLPDKKLLQARLHEILTR comes from the coding sequence ATGAGTAAGCTGACGACCGATAACCAGCCGGCGTTTGAGGAGCTACTGGGCCGCATCCGGCAGACGCGGCAGGCCGTCTTCGCGCAGGCGAATACCGCGCTGATTGACTTATACTGGTCGGTAGGCCAGGTTATCAGCCAGAAGGTGCAGCGCGAGGCGTGGGGCAAGGGTGTGGTGGCTGAGCTGGCCCGCCACATTGCCCGGCACGCGCCGGAGCTAAAGGGCTTCAGCGACAAAAACCTGTGGCGCATGAAGCAGTTCTACGAAACCTACGCGGCCGACACTGCCCTCGTTCGGCTGGTGCGGGAGCTGCCTTGGTCGCACAATCTGGCCATTTTTTCGCGGTGCAAGACCCCGGACGAGCGAGCGTTCTACCTGCACCTGGCCCGGGAGAAAAAATACGGCTTCCGGGAGCTTGACCGCCAGATTTCGGCGAGCTTGTTTGAGCGCAGCCGGCTAGGGGAGGCAAAACTCTCAACGGTGTTGAGAGAATTACACCCCACTGCTGGCCAGGCGTTTAAAGACAGCTACGTGCTGGAGTTTCTGGGCTTGCCCGAAGCGCACAGCGAGGCCGACCTGCAAAAAGCGCTGCTCCGGCACATGAAAGCTTTTATCCTAGAGCTGGGCAGCGACTTTATCTTTGTGGGCGAGGAATACCGGCTGCAGGTAGGCAACCAGGATTTTTACATCGACCTGCTGTTCTTCCACCGGGGCCTAGCGGCACTGGTGGCTTTTGAGCTGAAGATTGGCCGGTTTATGCCCGAACACCTGGGCCAGCTGGGCTTTTACCTCGAAGCCCTTGACCGCGACGTGAGAAAGCCCCACGAGAACCCCAGCATCGGGGTGCTGCTGTGCCGCGACCAGGACGAGGAAGTGGTGGAGTACGCTCTTTCACGCAACCTTTCGCCCGCCCTCATTGCCCAATACACCTTGCAGCTGCCCGATAAAAAGCTGTTGCAAGCCCGCCTGCACGAAATTCTAACCCGCTAA